A genomic stretch from Nilaparvata lugens isolate BPH chromosome 8, ASM1435652v1, whole genome shotgun sequence includes:
- the LOC120352787 gene encoding gastrula zinc finger protein XlCGF17.1-like encodes MESIVKSEPRESEEWLEDRASIKEEIDIEYGMPWLGKQEIPDEEQESSSSAVRGSDSSAEEEEEGSNGRVGEEDVKQEKVLCKTTLKKSHLCTFCSKRFSHSCRLTVHMRTHTKEKPFQCTVCTKRLSTSCNLTIHMRTHTKEKPFQCTVCAKMFSQSEILTRHMRTHTKEKPFQCTVCTRRFSSSSELTVHMRTHTKEKPFQCTVCTKRFSTSGDSTRHMRTHTKEKPFQCSVCTKRFSTSGELTVHMRTHTKEKPFQCTVCTKRFSTSGELTVHMRTHTKEKPFQCTVCTKRFSTSGDLTRHMRTHTKEKPFQCTVCEKMFSQSEILTRHMRTHTKEKPFQCSVCAKMFSQSANLTRHMHTHSV; translated from the exons atgGAATCTATt GTGAAATCCGAGCCAAGGGAATCGGAAGAATGGCTAGAAGACAGGGCATCTATTAAAGAAGAAATCGACATAGAATATGGCATGCCCTGGCTTGGCAAGCAGGAGATTCCGGATGAGGAGCAG GAGTCGTCATCATCAGCTGTTCGTGGGAGTGACTCCTCTgctgaagaggaggaagaaggtaGCAATGGAAgagtgggagaagaagatgtCAAACAAGAGAAGGTGTTATGCAAAACTACTCTCAAAAAATCTCATTTGTGTACATTCTGTTCCAAAAGGTTTTCTCATTCTTGTCGTTTAACTGTTCATATGCGTACTCACACAAAAGAGAAGCCTTTTCAGTGTACAGTGTGTACTAAAAGGCTCTCCACTTCTTGTAATTTAACCATTCATATGCGtactcacaccaaagagaagcctttCCAGTGCACAGTCTGTGCAAAAATGTTCTCTCAGTCAGAAATTTTGACTCGGCATATGCGTACTCACACAAAAGAGAAGCCTTTCCAGTGTACAGTGTGTACTAGAAGGTTCTCCAGTTCAAGTGAATTGACTGTTCATATGCGTACTCATACAAAAGAGAAGCCTTTCCAGTGTACAGTGTGTACTAAAAGGTTCTCCACTTCTGGTGATTCAACACGGCATATGCGTACTCACACAAAAGAGAAGCCTTTCCAGTGTTCAGTTTGTACTAAAAGGTTCTCCACTTCTGGTGAATTGACTGTTCATATGCGTACTCACACAAAAGAGAAGCCTTTCCAGTGTACAGTGTGTACTAAAAGGTTCTCCACTTCTGGTGAATTGACTGTTCATATGCGTACTCACACAAAAGAGAAACCTTTCCAGTGTACAGTGTGTACTAAAAGGTTCTCCACTTCTGGTGATTTGACACGGCATATGCGtactcacaccaaagagaagcctttCCAGTGCACAGTCTGTGAAAAAATGTTCTCTCAGTCAGAAATTTTGACACGGCATATGCGTACTCACACCAAAGAAAAGCCTTTCCAGTGTTCTGTCTGTGCAAAAATGTTCTCTCAGTCAGCAAATTTGACACGGCATATGCATACCCACTCagtttaa